CCAGAGCCACCGAGCCCTGGCTTCGATCGGCATGGAGGCTTCCCACTCGTGCGAGACGATGGGCGGTTGGTCCCGACCGGCAACAGCGGATCGCCCGCGCCAAAATCCGTTCGACTCCGAACGATCTTGCGAAGCGCGACAGGGGGTTCGCCCGCGCGGAAATCCGTTCGATTCCGAACGACTTTTTCGGAGCGCGGTTCCGAACGATCTTCTCGGCGCGCGACACGGGGATCGCCCGCGCCAAAATCCGTTCGACTCCGAACGATCTTGCGAAGCGCGACAGGGGGTTCGCCCGCGCCAAAATCCGTTCGACTCCGAACGATCTTGCGAAGCGCGACGGGGGAATCGCCCGCGCGGAAATCCGTTCGGTTCCGAACGATTTCCTGCGACCGCGACGCGACGACCGCAAGCGTGCAGATGACCGTTCGGTTCCGAACGATTTCCTCGGAGCGCGACAGGGGGTTCGCCCGCGCGAAAATCCGTTCGGTTCCGAACGATTTCCTGCGACCGCGACGCGACGACCGCAGCGTGCAGATGACCGTTCAGTTCCGAACGATTTCCTCGGAGCGGGACCGGAGAGCGCGACACGACGACGCAGCGTGCAGATGACCGTTCGGTTCCGAACAATTTCCTCGGAGCGCGACACGGGGATCGCCCGCGCGAAAATCCGTTCGGGGCCGAACGACTTCCTCGGAGCGCGCGAGGGCGATCGCCCGCGCGGAAATCCGTTCGGCTCCGAACGAATTTTTTGCGACCGCGAGCCGACGGCCGCAGCGTCGGCGGACGGGCGGACGAGCGGACGGGCGGAACGATGGTCGGACGGACGGACGCCGGACGGACCCCGGGCACGCGCGCCGCTCGGGGCGCCACGGACGGGCGGTTCCGTCCGTGCTCCTTCGCCCGATACATTGCGGCGTCCGCAGCGGCGCTCAGAGCCGCGCCGCTCAGAGCCGCGCCGCTCAGGGCGCCACGGTCGGGCGGACGGACGGACGCCGGGCACGCGCGCCGCTCAGGGCGCCACGGACGTGCGGTTCCGTCCGTGCTCCTTCGCCCGATACATCGCGGCGTCCGCAGCGGCGATCAGAGCGGCGCCGTCCCGCGCGCCGCGACCCGCGTCGATGGCGGCGACGCCAATGCTCACGGTGAGGGTGAGCTCTCCGTCGAGCGGCAGCGTGAGGTCGGCGATGGTGCGCCGAATGCGCTCCGCCAGGATCTCGCCGTTGCGGGTGCCGATGCTGCGCGCCACGATCACGAACTCCTCGCCGCCGAAGCGCGCCAACAAGTCGCCGGGCCGCAGCACGCGCTCGATGGACATCGCGAGGATGCGCAACACGGCGTCCCCCACGTTGTGCCCGAACTTGTCGTTCACCTGCTTGAAGTGATCCACGTCCACGAACAGCACGGCGAGGGAGCTGCCGTGGCGCAGCGCGAAGGCGACCTCCGCCTCCAGGCGCTCCTCGAAGTAGCGCCGATTGTGCACTCCGGTGAGCGGATCCCGCACCACGGACTCGTACAGCCGATGTGCGGCGCGCTCCTCCAGCTCGTCGGCGAGGGTGAGCTTCAGCATCGTCTGCCCGCCGAGACGAATGCGGTCGCCATCCGCGAGCCGCGTGGGCTCGGTGATGCGCTCGCCCCGGACGTAGGTCCCGTTGGTGCTGCCCAGATCCTCGATGTAGATGCCGTCCTCGCGTTGCGTGACTTTGGCGTGGGACCACGAAAGACCGGGATCCGACAGCGGCAGGTCCGAAGTGTCGCTGCGCCCGAGCACGACGCCTTCGGGCACCACGCGGTGGACCTCGCCCAGCTGCGCTCCGGCGAGCACCGTCAGCAAGTAGCGGTCACGCAGCGGAACATCGGAGCGCGGAACGAGATCGTCATCGACCGTCGCCACCGGTCGCGGAGGTGAATGGATGCGGATGGTCGTCGTGCGGCGAAGCCCCCGCTCTCCGCCGCTGGCGGCGCGGTCGTCGGGGCGCTTGGGAACCATCACGTCACCGTGAGCAGCAAGGCGCGTGCCCGCTCAGGCTGGGCATTTCGCATGGCTCCGCCGCATCCCTTGCGTCAGCGCCCAGCGCCAGCGCGCGGCCTGCGCAAATGAGCACGAACGCAGGTTCGCGACGAAGTGCCCGTGTGGGTGTCCCGCTCACAGCATGAGCATGGGTGTCGGTACAGCGCGGAACCGCGCGAAGCGGCGTTTCCGCGGCGTCCCGACAAGCCCATGAAGCCCGAGCTTCAGCGCGTGATCACGTCGCTCGGCGTATCACCGCGGCCCGAGCTTCAGCGCGTGATCTCGACGCTCGGCGTATCACCGCGGCTCGTGCTTCAGCGCGTGATCTCGACGCTCGGCGTATCACCGCGGCTCGTGCTTCAGCGCGTGATCACGACGCTCGGCGTATCACCGCGGCTCGAGCTTCAGCGCGTGATCTCGACGCTCGGCGTATCACCGCGGCCCGTGCTTCAGCGCGTGATCACGACGCTCAGCGTCCGACCGAAGCTCACCTTCACGTCGCGTTCCCCGCCGCGAAACAGCAGCGTGGTCGCGCCGTCGCTGTCGATCTCGTCCACGAGGGCGAAGCCTGCGCGCGGAGCCCAGGTGACGAAGTGCTCGCGCACGCCGCCGACGTCGGCGATCGCGAAGTCGTGCTCTTGGCGATCCGGCGTCGCGCGCACGCGGCCCGGAGCGAGGCGCGGCGGCAGCGGCACCACCACGCCGAACGCGCTCACCGGCTGCGAGGGATCCGATGGCGGCAGCTCGCTCTCGCGCTCGGCACACAGGTACAGCATGGGCGGTGGGTCGTGAGGCTTCGGTGACACGTAACCGTGAATGGTCAGCTCGGTCCCCTGCTTGTGCACGAACAGGGACCAGCCGGCAGCGCCTTGGCTCGACCCACGGCGCTCCTGCCAACCGTCCATCGTCACCCACGCGGCATACGTGGCGCGGAGCTCCTCGATGCTCTGCTGCTCGCAGCGAAAGCTCACCTCGAAGAAACCCGGTTCCACGCAGCGTCCCTTCTCGATGGCTCCCGCGGGGACGGGCACGGGGTGCGACAGCATGCGCAGCTCACTTGAGGGGGACATACTCTTTGCGCGCGTCGACGCTCACGATGTGGCGCTTCGCGGCGGGCGGCACCGGCTCGCCCGCATCGAGCACCAGCGCGGAGAGCTTGCCGCCGTACACGCAACCCGTATCGAGGCCCGTGGCGTAGGGGTGCAGCTGCAGGCCGTCGATGGCGTTGTGTCCGAAGGCCACGTGGGTCGGACCCGCGTACACCTCTCCCCACAGCTGCGCATCCCGGCGATCGCTCGGGGTGCCGTCGGGACGAAGAGTGCGTACGTGGAGCAGCACCCACGGATCCTGTTGCTCGAGAGGAATCCCTGGCACGAGCCCAGCGTGGACCACCGCGGCGTCGTGCTCCGGTAACTCCAGGGACAGCGGCAAGGCGGCGAGGTCCTCCCAGTCTTGCTCCGAGAGGCGCGCCATCACCCGCTCATGGGCGGGGGACAGCCGAGGCCCACGCTCGCCCTGGGCCCGGGCGGCCCGTGCGTCCAGCAGGCGCTGATCGTGGTTGCCCACCACGCTGCGCGCCCCCACGCGCCGCAGGGTGGCAAGCACCGCGGAGGTGTCCGGCCCCCGCGCCACCAAGTCCCCCACCGCCACCAGCCGATCCCCGTCGCTGAAGGCCAGCCGATCGAGCAGCGAATCGAGCTCGGGGGCGCAGCCGTGGATATCTCCAACGATCACGGTGCGCGCCACGCGCAGGTTTGTAACACCGCGAAACCACGTGTCAATTCGGCGAACCCCGGGCCGGCTCCGAGAGCAGCGGAAAAATCCCGGGGACGCGACGGAAAGCCCAGCGTTAAAGCGGTCTTGCGGCCGCTAGAGGGGCCATGATACCCGTCCAGAACCATTGGAATCGAGGAGGCTCCGAATGCTGCCCAAGTGCGCCCGCCCCATCTGTGCTTCCACGCTGGCTGCCCTGCTGTGCCTGGGTGCGACCGGCTGCGGTGAGGAAGAGGTCAAGTACGAGCCGAAGCCCAGCCCCAGCGGCGTGAAGGCGAACCTGCCCCCGGTTCCCAACGTGCCCCAGAAGCCCCTGAAGGCGGGCGACGCCTACACCGTGTGGGGCGCCAGCTACTCGCTCCGGAGCCGGGTGCGGCACAAGGAAGTGGCCGGCAAGAAGCTCTCCATCACCGGCTACATCACCAAGACCAACCTGGGAGACGCCCCCGAGTGCGCCGTTCACAAGGGCGGCAAGGCGGACCCCGAAGGCTGCAACCCCCCGGTGCCTGCGTTCTGGATTGGCGACACCAAGGATGCCCCCGAGAGCGACTGCATCAAGGTGATGGGTTGGGCCTCGAACTTCGCGCAGATCTACGACGCCATCGAAGAGTACGACAAGAAGGAGGACGCCGAGCCGCACATGGACACCTTCTGGGCAGTGAAGATCCCGAATCCACTGCCAGTAAAGGGCGCCAAGGTGACGGTGAAGGGCGACTACTCCACCACCTTCGTGAAGTCTTCCACCGGCACGGAAGCCGACCCCATCATGGGTCTTCTGACCTACGACGAGATCAACTACCTCGAAAAGCCTGCCGAGCCGGCAACGCTTCCGGGCATGAAGAAGTGACGGAGCGCGGTGCGTGGTCGCCGCGCTTTCCACGCGTTCGCGCTAGCTAGCCTGGCGCTCTTCGCAACGGGATGCCTCAAAGAGGCGTACCCGGTGCGGCGCGACGTGATCTCCGACGTCGAGCTGGAGGGCGCGACGGACGTGGACGAAGACGAGCTGCTCGACGGTCTGGCGACCGCCGACTCGTCGCGCTTTCTCGGCATCTGGGACGGCGTCTTCTTCGACTACCAGGTGTTCGACGAGAACGTGCTGGCGCGCGACCTCGAGCGCGTGGAGCGCTACTACCGCGCCCGCGGCTACTACGAGGCGAAAGTCACGGCCGCGCGAATCATCCGCGTCGACGAGCACCACGTGAAGGTGCAGATCCGGGTGTTCCAGGGAGAGCCGGTGCTGATCCAGGGCGTGGTGGACGTCAACGGCGCCGAGAAGCTGCCGGTGGAGATCGGCGCGCAGGTGCTGAAAGCCGTCACCATGCGCGCGGGGGAACGCTTCGACGAAGCCGCCTTCGAGCGCACGTCCAAAGCCATCGTGAACACCCTGGGGGACGCGGGCTACGCCTTCGCCAAGGTCACTCATCACGCCAAGGTGAACCTGGCCACGCACAGTGCACAGGTCTCGTTCCACGTGGATCCCGGCGAGGAAGCCCGCTACGGCAAAGTGGACATCGTGGGGCTAGAGAGCATCCCCCAGCGCCCGGTGATCGCGAACTTGGACATCCGCGAGGGGCGCCGTTACTCCCGGCAGGAGCTGGTGGACGCACAGGAAGCCTTGATGAGCCTGGGCGTGTTCTCCAGCGTGGAGATCCGTGAAGACAAGTCGCGCCCGGAGAGCCACGTGGTGCCGGTGCGGGTGGTGGTGCGGGAGAGCGCGCTGCGCACCGTGCGGCTGGGCGGCGGCGCCCGCTTCGACGTGCTGCGCCTGTCGAACCACCTGCGCGTCGGCTGGGAGCACCGGAACTTCCTGGGCGACATGCGCCGCTTCTCCATCGACGCACGTCCCGGCGTCACCTATTTCCCGACGCGCATCGGCCGCTTCGACGCGCCCACCCGGCTCTTGCCGGAGAACCGCATTCACGCCGAGCTTCGGCAACCCTCTTTCCTCGAAGGACGCACCACCGGCTTCGTGGCGGGGGACTACAGCATCTATCCCCTCTTGTATCCGCTGCCGGACGGCGCGGATCCCGAGAAGGAGCGCATCATCGGCTACAACGAGGTCAAGACCTCCGTCGGCGTGGAGCGCGCGTTCTTCTCCCATCACTTGTTCGTGACGCCCTCCTACAACTGGCAGGCGAACTTCCCCTTCACCTACCAGGGAGACAAGCCCGACGGCCTCGACGTCGTGCGCGTGAGCTTCCCGGAGCTGTTCGCGATCCTGGACTTTCGTGACGATCGCATCACGCCGCACAACGGCGTGTACGTCTCCAACTCGCTGCAGGTCGCGGGCTTCGTGTTCGGCGGCACGGTGTCGGACGTGCGCGTTCGGCCGGAGGTGCGGCTGTACAAGGCCCTGACCCGCAACAAGAAGGTCGTGCTGGCCACGCGCATGACGACGGGGTTCTTGTTCCCTTCGAACTACGGCGAGACGCTGGATCCGTCGAACCCCGCGGCGCGGCAGGACCCGACGGCGCCGGCGGTCATCCGCGATCAGCACAAGCTCCTGTTCCGCGCTTTCTACTCCGGCGGACCGAACTCCAACCGCGGCTACCCGTTCCGCGGTGTGGGTCCCCACGGGCCCGTCGGCTTCTTGGTGCCAACGGGGCAAGATTGCTCCCTGGACCGCCTCAAGAGCGACGGCACCCCCGTCACGGTGGACGATCTTCCGAGCGCCTGCATCCGGCCGCTGGGCGGGCTCACGCTGTGGGAAGCCTCCCTGGAAGTGCGTTTCCCCATCGCTGGGGACTTCACGGGGGCGACTTTTGTCGACGCCAGCGACGTCACACGAAATGTGGGACAAATTCGTTTCACGGTGCCCCACGTGTCAGTCGGTCCAGGCGTGCGCTATCTCACTCCCGTGGGCCCCGTTCGCCTCGACATCGGTTACCGCGTGCCTGCATTGCAGCAGATCGGTGAGCTCGACATCCAGCGCCAGGAAGGCGATCCGGGGACCGTGTTCGGGTTGCCCATGGCCATCCACATCGCTTTGGGGGAAGCCTTCTGATGGCCGCCCGCGGTTGGGTCCGAAGCACGCTCGCCTGGGTGATTCGTCTCTCCCAGGCGTTGGGCCTGACCGCAGTTCTCCTCGCCGCGCTGGTCGCCGGCGGCGTACTGCACGCCAACACACCGGCGGCGCGCCGCCTCACCGCCGCCCTGCTCACGCGCGAGCTATCGTCGGCGTTCTCCGGCACCATCACCGTGGGCGGCGTGGAGCACCTGAGCCCGTACGGCGTGATCGCCACGGATCTGCGAGTACAGGACCCGAACGGCGCCACGGTGCTGGTGCTGAGCGATCTCAAGATCAAGGTCGACGCCATCGAGCTCGCGGACAAGTACTTGTTCGGCGAGAGCAAGGTCACCCTGGTGGTGCGCCACGTGCGCGCGGAGCGCGCCGAGGTGTTCGTGATCCCCGACGCCAAGACCGGCATCCCCACCATCGCCGCGGCGTTCACGCCGGTCCCCTCCGCGCCGACGGCGCCCAGCACCCCCAGCGGCCCCAGTCGTTACATCCGAGCCTGGCTGCCGGAGGTGGAGATCGGCCGCGTGTACGCCCGCGGACGCGTGGCGGAGCTGCCCACCATGGAGGTGCAGCTCTCCAACGTGCGCGGCTCGGTGCTCGGAACGCCCAAGGGCGCCGCCATCGACGTGAAGCGCTACGGCATGGTGGTGCGCGGCCTGGGCGGGACGGACGCCACCGGTACGGGTGACATCCACATCCGCGCGCCGGGTGCGGTGTGGACCTCCTTCGACGGATTCTTCGGCAACCTCAGCGCGGGCGCGTTCCTGTACGTGAAGGGCGACGAGATCTCGGCGACGCTGGACCTGCCGCGGGCGAACCCCGAGGACGTCCGCGGCCTGTGGGTGGACTACCCCCTCAAGCAGCCGGTCACCGCGCACGTGGAGGCCTCCGGCGCGCTGCCCAACCTGCAGACCAGCTCCCGCTTCGAGATCGGCGATACCCGCATCGCCGCCAGCGGGCCGCTGCGCTTGTCCGGCAACGTCGGCGTGAACCTGGACGTGGAAGGCCGCAGCGTGGATCTGCGCGCGCTGTGGCCCAACCTGCCGAAGACCAAGGTGGACGTCGACTCGGCGATCTCCGTCTGGAACAAGAAGGGCCAAGTGGTGGTGGACGTGAACGGTACCACCGCCGCCACGCACATCGCCGGCTACGACGTGCCGGCGGTGGACGTGAACGGCACCTTCAACGAAAAGGGCTTCGAGGGCAAAGCCACCGCCCACGAAGAGGGCATGCCCCTCAAGGTGGACTTCACGGTGCACCCCGACGGCGCGGTGGACGTGGACGCCCACGCCCGGACCTTCGCCCTGCAGAAGGCACCACGGGTGCGCGAGCTCACCGGCGCCCGCGGCACGGTGGACATGCGCGTCAAGGCGCGCATCGAGAAGAACCAGCTGGACGCCAGCCTCACCGCGGACGTCAGCGGCCTCGACGTACAGGACGTGCACTTGGGCAAAGGCCAGGTCAGCGGCCACGCCAAGGGCCCCCTCACCCAGCCCGACAAGCTCAGCATCGATGCACGGCTCAGTGGGTCGCGGCTGGCCGCCAGCGGTTTGTCCTTCGATCGCGTGAAGGCCACGGCCCACGGCAACGTGCTCCGCCCCAAGGTCACCGCCGAGCTCACCGACAGCTACGGCCCCAACGTCAACGCCTCCGCCACGGTGGACGTGGGCAAGAAGTCGCCGCGGGTCGACAACCTGAAGCTGGAGGTCGAGCGCGAAGGCGCGGCGCTCAGCGGCAAGATCGCCCGGCTGGATCTCGGCAAGCAGGAGGTGTTCATCCAGGACCTCAAGCTGGCCGGTGCCGGCGGCAACCTGAGTGGCTCGGTGCTGGTACGTCCGGACCACGTGGAGGTGAAAGCCAAGGGCGAAGGGCTGGATCTGGATCGCATCGCCCGTGCCCTCGGCCTGCCGCGGGGCACCCTCGGCGGCAAGCTGGTGGTGGACGCCGACGTGGTCGCCACCAAGCGCGAGTCCCGCGGCCGCGTGATGCTGGCGTTGGGCAACGGATCCATCGCCTCCCTGAGCGGGATCTCGCTGCGCGTGAACGCGGATCTCGACGACCGCCACTTCCAGGGTTCGGCCTCGGCGCTGGTCCAGGACATCGGCGCCTTCGGTGCCGCCTGGGAGGCGGAGCTCGGCGGCCACGCCGTGGACGAGAAGAGCTGGCGCGAGATCACCGGCCTGGGCGAGATCCAGATGAACGAGATCGATCTCGCGTTGCTCACCTACCTGCTACCGCCCGAAGCCCACGTGGAAGAAGTCCGCGGCAAGGCCTTCGGCCGCTTGCGGGTGGAGCGCAGCGAGCCCGACGCCATCCCCAACGTGGGCGCGCTGGCCGGCACCAAGGACCTGGCCGTCACCGTGTCTCCGGGAGAGCCCGGCGAAGGTGAGCCGATCAAGATCGAAGGCATCGATCTGCAGGCCAGCACCGGCATCCTGGGAGAAACGGGAGACTCCAGCGCCACGCTGATCGCGACCGACGAGGGCGGGCAGTTGGCCATGGCCTCCGGTAGCGTGCACCTGGATCTGCCCGCCATCATCAAGGCGCCGAAGAAGATCCTCGATTTCTTGAAGAGCACACCCATCGTCGCCGTGCTCAGCGTGCCGGACCGCTCCCTCGCCGCGCTGCCGGAGTTCATCCGGCCCAAGGGCGTTTCGGGGACCGTGGGCGGCAAGATTTCCTTCAACGGCACACCCCT
This window of the Polyangiaceae bacterium genome carries:
- a CDS encoding BamA/TamA family outer membrane protein, whose protein sequence is MRRDVISDVELEGATDVDEDELLDGLATADSSRFLGIWDGVFFDYQVFDENVLARDLERVERYYRARGYYEAKVTAARIIRVDEHHVKVQIRVFQGEPVLIQGVVDVNGAEKLPVEIGAQVLKAVTMRAGERFDEAAFERTSKAIVNTLGDAGYAFAKVTHHAKVNLATHSAQVSFHVDPGEEARYGKVDIVGLESIPQRPVIANLDIREGRRYSRQELVDAQEALMSLGVFSSVEIREDKSRPESHVVPVRVVVRESALRTVRLGGGARFDVLRLSNHLRVGWEHRNFLGDMRRFSIDARPGVTYFPTRIGRFDAPTRLLPENRIHAELRQPSFLEGRTTGFVAGDYSIYPLLYPLPDGADPEKERIIGYNEVKTSVGVERAFFSHHLFVTPSYNWQANFPFTYQGDKPDGLDVVRVSFPELFAILDFRDDRITPHNGVYVSNSLQVAGFVFGGTVSDVRVRPEVRLYKALTRNKKVVLATRMTTGFLFPSNYGETLDPSNPAARQDPTAPAVIRDQHKLLFRAFYSGGPNSNRGYPFRGVGPHGPVGFLVPTGQDCSLDRLKSDGTPVTVDDLPSACIRPLGGLTLWEASLEVRFPIAGDFTGATFVDASDVTRNVGQIRFTVPHVSVGPGVRYLTPVGPVRLDIGYRVPALQQIGELDIQRQEGDPGTVFGLPMAIHIALGEAF
- a CDS encoding translocation/assembly module TamB domain-containing protein is translated as MIRLSQALGLTAVLLAALVAGGVLHANTPAARRLTAALLTRELSSAFSGTITVGGVEHLSPYGVIATDLRVQDPNGATVLVLSDLKIKVDAIELADKYLFGESKVTLVVRHVRAERAEVFVIPDAKTGIPTIAAAFTPVPSAPTAPSTPSGPSRYIRAWLPEVEIGRVYARGRVAELPTMEVQLSNVRGSVLGTPKGAAIDVKRYGMVVRGLGGTDATGTGDIHIRAPGAVWTSFDGFFGNLSAGAFLYVKGDEISATLDLPRANPEDVRGLWVDYPLKQPVTAHVEASGALPNLQTSSRFEIGDTRIAASGPLRLSGNVGVNLDVEGRSVDLRALWPNLPKTKVDVDSAISVWNKKGQVVVDVNGTTAATHIAGYDVPAVDVNGTFNEKGFEGKATAHEEGMPLKVDFTVHPDGAVDVDAHARTFALQKAPRVRELTGARGTVDMRVKARIEKNQLDASLTADVSGLDVQDVHLGKGQVSGHAKGPLTQPDKLSIDARLSGSRLAASGLSFDRVKATAHGNVLRPKVTAELTDSYGPNVNASATVDVGKKSPRVDNLKLEVEREGAALSGKIARLDLGKQEVFIQDLKLAGAGGNLSGSVLVRPDHVEVKAKGEGLDLDRIARALGLPRGTLGGKLVVDADVVATKRESRGRVMLALGNGSIASLSGISLRVNADLDDRHFQGSASALVQDIGAFGAAWEAELGGHAVDEKSWREITGLGEIQMNEIDLALLTYLLPPEAHVEEVRGKAFGRLRVERSEPDAIPNVGALAGTKDLAVTVSPGEPGEGEPIKIEGIDLQASTGILGETGDSSATLIATDEGGQLAMASGSVHLDLPAIIKAPKKILDFLKSTPIVAVLSVPDRSLAALPEFIRPKGVSGTVGGKISFNGTPLDPRLGTTVDLTDLSSTSSRLALPVSIHGTGQYEPKSGRFAGTAELSQGRSRVAWLLTKGEAPWGSGSWNGGAQLIFERTPLGVIPPLADSHVGGTLTGTLAIQRPAGTVLPLATANIDIHDASVDMVPVGSGSLFLRSDGHTATARARMDNRGGHIEVNAGGGVRWSGPLPDLDTKRPLLLGLEAKSYSAAVLSPFLTDVFSRLGGRVDGDLKATLVAEEIKGEDGKPDVHWTGKVLGWASMTRGVMQIAPLGMDIRDISFRAEARDAGRFTALEITNVQGKARSETDNVKAAATLYLDGLRLERGNGWLRLVDVPLLVQGVPQASARGLATLELEREKDRMVVTATVPSLEARLPRASARSVIELGDNPAIDVEQPLREPTEEHAGAIMPWHFVVNLGKDVKITRNDMNILLTGQPVVDLADKVKVTGYVELEAGGRMQALGKTFVIESGRVMFDTGEPADPHVNVTASWRAPDGSTVYVDVQGTLKDARLKLSSDPARPEQEVMALLLGGGGTSSEESSSSGARAAAGGVAAGGLATALNALLSDALVGQVEIRTATYENTSSYTAAVRISDTVWFEGTYRSTATDTTQTTAGADRVDVSGTVDWRFRKNWSLRTEIGTVGTGLDLLWQYRY
- a CDS encoding diguanylate cyclase, with product MVPKRPDDRAASGGERGLRRTTTIRIHSPPRPVATVDDDLVPRSDVPLRDRYLLTVLAGAQLGEVHRVVPEGVVLGRSDTSDLPLSDPGLSWSHAKVTQREDGIYIEDLGSTNGTYVRGERITEPTRLADGDRIRLGGQTMLKLTLADELEERAAHRLYESVVRDPLTGVHNRRYFEERLEAEVAFALRHGSSLAVLFVDVDHFKQVNDKFGHNVGDAVLRILAMSIERVLRPGDLLARFGGEEFVIVARSIGTRNGEILAERIRRTIADLTLPLDGELTLTVSIGVAAIDAGRGARDGAALIAAADAAMYRAKEHGRNRTSVAP
- a CDS encoding metallophosphoesterase; its protein translation is MARTVIVGDIHGCAPELDSLLDRLAFSDGDRLVAVGDLVARGPDTSAVLATLRRVGARSVVGNHDQRLLDARAARAQGERGPRLSPAHERVMARLSEQDWEDLAALPLSLELPEHDAAVVHAGLVPGIPLEQQDPWVLLHVRTLRPDGTPSDRRDAQLWGEVYAGPTHVAFGHNAIDGLQLHPYATGLDTGCVYGGKLSALVLDAGEPVPPAAKRHIVSVDARKEYVPLK